Proteins encoded in a region of the Candidatus Moanabacter tarae genome:
- the iolW_1 gene encoding scyllo-inositol 2-dehydrogenase (NADP(+)) IolW has product MINVAIVGYGYSCRTIQSYLISLTQGLNLYGVYTRDPGRQKDARESYPKAKIYSDYSDLLDDGNVQLIVIGTPHDTHHDLAVKAMDAGKHVVTDKVMCLTAREAQSMIEARDRNQVVLSVFHNRRWDWDYLTVKKAIQDGLIGDPYLYQVAVMRYKKPVSWRADREASGGILYDWPAHLIDQALQLVPASPRDVFCQVVYGEGWETDIGNYGNLLIRFDNGTLYQIEIGNLAAIEKPRWYVCGKDGSLIKYGMDPQEEFVKKGRILEAKEDPEGCVRAVRLKDEILQEVSLESIRGTWTSYYQNISNVLNRGFELEVKPEQTLLQMKVFDAAIISIELGKFVPVGR; this is encoded by the coding sequence ATGATCAACGTAGCGATAGTAGGATATGGGTATTCTTGTCGTACCATTCAGAGCTATCTTATTAGTCTGACGCAAGGATTGAATCTGTATGGTGTTTACACCCGCGACCCAGGACGCCAGAAAGATGCGAGAGAAAGCTATCCGAAGGCAAAGATCTACTCGGATTATAGTGATCTTCTCGATGATGGGAATGTACAATTGATTGTAATTGGAACTCCCCATGACACTCATCACGACTTAGCTGTGAAGGCGATGGATGCTGGGAAGCATGTAGTCACCGACAAGGTGATGTGTCTAACAGCAAGAGAAGCCCAATCGATGATAGAGGCACGCGATCGAAACCAAGTGGTCCTCTCAGTTTTTCATAACAGACGTTGGGATTGGGATTACCTAACCGTAAAAAAGGCAATACAAGATGGCCTGATTGGTGATCCATATCTCTATCAGGTTGCTGTGATGCGCTATAAAAAACCAGTTTCTTGGCGGGCGGATAGGGAAGCAAGTGGGGGAATCCTTTATGACTGGCCGGCACACCTTATTGATCAAGCGCTCCAATTGGTACCGGCCTCTCCCAGGGATGTGTTCTGTCAGGTTGTCTATGGAGAAGGTTGGGAAACTGATATCGGTAATTACGGGAATCTTTTAATTCGATTCGATAACGGTACGCTATACCAGATTGAAATAGGCAATTTGGCCGCGATTGAAAAACCACGTTGGTACGTGTGTGGCAAAGACGGATCTCTAATCAAATATGGCATGGATCCTCAGGAAGAATTCGTGAAGAAGGGAAGAATTCTGGAGGCCAAAGAGGACCCTGAGGGGTGTGTTAGAGCCGTACGCTTAAAAGATGAGATTTTACAAGAGGTCTCTCTGGAAAGCATTCGCGGAACTTGGACTTCCTACTACCAGAATATCTCAAACGTGTTGAACAGAGGATTTGAACTCGAGGTCAAACCTGAACAGACCCTGCTTCAAATGAAGGTTTTTGACGCAGCTATTATTTCTATTGAATTGGGCAAGTTCGTTCCGGTTGGAAGATGA
- the fabG_4 gene encoding 3-oxoacyl-[acyl-carrier-protein] reductase FabG — MNLKGTTAIITGGSGVLGGRICRTLAREGVNLAVGYCGNETRARKISEELKGSGVETQAIACDVTKPEQVTEAVSAAIDRFGKIDILVNDGAYNISIPFDDLDALTFEEWSKILSINLTGPLLMSKAVAPIMKSQGNGRIINISSVAGIAPHGSSIAYAVSKAGLNHLTRCLAVALAPEILVNCVAPGYLEGTLMSSNLAPEQIHQSVHSSLLGRAANKDDVASQVVEFCRTDSITGQTLAIDSGRTFH, encoded by the coding sequence ATGAACCTTAAGGGAACAACTGCCATTATTACTGGAGGAAGTGGAGTTCTCGGTGGACGAATCTGTCGGACGCTCGCTAGAGAGGGTGTCAATCTGGCAGTCGGGTACTGTGGAAATGAAACACGTGCCAGAAAAATTTCGGAAGAGTTGAAAGGATCCGGAGTCGAGACGCAAGCAATTGCCTGTGACGTTACCAAACCAGAGCAAGTAACAGAAGCTGTTTCTGCAGCGATTGACAGATTCGGGAAAATCGACATTCTGGTCAATGACGGCGCTTACAATATAAGCATTCCCTTCGATGACCTCGATGCTCTTACTTTTGAAGAGTGGTCTAAAATACTAAGCATCAATCTGACTGGACCTTTACTCATGTCAAAAGCCGTCGCCCCGATAATGAAATCCCAAGGAAACGGCCGTATTATTAACATCTCGTCAGTGGCAGGTATTGCGCCTCATGGCTCTTCTATAGCATACGCCGTATCGAAAGCCGGACTCAACCATCTCACTCGGTGTCTGGCCGTCGCTTTAGCACCGGAAATCTTGGTTAATTGTGTCGCTCCCGGTTATCTTGAGGGGACGCTAATGTCTTCAAACCTTGCTCCCGAGCAAATACATCAATCTGTCCATTCATCCCTTCTCGGTCGTGCGGCGAATAAGGACGATGTCGCCTCTCAGGTCGTCGAGTTTTGTAGGACTGATAGCATCACCGGACAGACTCTAGCAATCGATTCGGGCCGGACATTTCACTAG
- the iolO_1 gene encoding 5-keto-L-gluconate epimerase, whose amino-acid sequence MHIDPLSDLARCAVHTITTKPWSLREAAESYFREGIRGITVWLDALKGTTSGAARRILDDNGLTIAALCRGGFFPNKEASLRQNSFDENRDTIDIAAEIGAPLVVLVCGADNSQSLEESRKQIREGIEAILPHAEANRVQLGIEPLHPMYADDRSAINTLREANEMAEYFDSEWVGVTVDVYHLWWDPDLRSEIRRCGENGNLFSFHVCDWRTPTEDLLLDRGVMGEGCINIPEIRSWVEEAGFTGFIEVEIFSTRYWAMDQRNYLKRIVAAYKNYV is encoded by the coding sequence ATGCATATAGATCCTCTAAGCGATCTCGCTCGATGCGCTGTCCATACTATTACTACTAAGCCCTGGAGTTTACGCGAGGCTGCAGAGAGTTATTTCCGTGAGGGTATAAGGGGAATCACGGTATGGCTCGATGCTCTGAAGGGTACTACATCAGGTGCGGCGCGGAGAATTTTGGATGATAATGGATTGACGATTGCGGCCCTGTGTCGAGGAGGGTTTTTCCCAAACAAAGAGGCTTCCTTACGACAGAACTCGTTTGATGAAAACCGGGATACGATTGATATCGCTGCCGAGATCGGAGCGCCACTTGTTGTTCTTGTCTGCGGAGCGGATAATAGCCAATCTCTGGAGGAGTCGCGGAAGCAAATCCGGGAGGGGATAGAAGCGATTTTACCCCATGCTGAAGCTAATCGAGTTCAGTTGGGAATTGAGCCGTTGCATCCGATGTACGCCGACGATCGGTCTGCCATAAACACCCTTCGAGAAGCGAACGAGATGGCCGAGTATTTCGACTCAGAATGGGTTGGGGTCACGGTTGACGTCTATCATCTTTGGTGGGATCCAGATCTTCGGTCCGAGATTCGACGATGTGGTGAAAACGGGAACCTTTTTTCATTTCACGTTTGCGACTGGCGGACTCCCACAGAAGATCTACTTTTGGACCGTGGAGTCATGGGAGAAGGGTGCATCAATATACCCGAGATCAGGAGTTGGGTAGAAGAAGCGGGATTTACAGGCTTTATCGAGGTAGAGATTTTCTCCACGCGCTATTGGGCAATGGATCAGAGAAATTACTTAAAGAGGATAGTAGCGGCATATAAGAATTATGTGTAA